Proteins encoded by one window of Lathyrus oleraceus cultivar Zhongwan6 chromosome 1, CAAS_Psat_ZW6_1.0, whole genome shotgun sequence:
- the LOC127076270 gene encoding serine/threonine-protein kinase D6PK: MDSKSIARVLSKQHQKTSGIQTPELKDLKFSSLSLQKPGKPELTAAEDLSKQKNIGEIYESKKFGVQFQKGSSVDSVSNKFGSGSSSSAPGKASGEAVRAVSGNIGSQESSIDQERKTSEYGSVKSSSVSAKASDGASSIAKTSGSAKISDRADFVESGKSSICRGSTSSDVSDESTCSSFSSSVNKPHKANDMRWEAIQVVRTRDGALGLGHFRLLKRLGCGDIGSVYLSELSGTKCYFAMKVMDKGSLASRKKLLRAQTEREILQSLDHPFLPTLYTHFETEKFSCLVMEFCPGGDLHTLRQKQPGKHFPEQAVKFYVAEVLLAMEYLHMLGIVYRDLKPENVLVRDDGHIMLSDFDLSLRCAVSPTLVKSSSIDSEPLRRNTGYCAQPACIEPPSCIQPSCVAPTSCFSPRLFSSKSKKDRKPKTELGNQVSPLPELIAEPTDARSMSFVGTHEYLAPEIIKGEGHGSAVDWWTYGIFLYELLFGKTPFKGSGNRATLFNVVGQPLRFPEAPVVSFAARDLIRGLLVKEPQHRLAYKRGATEIKQHPFFEGVNWALIRCATPPEIPKAVEFEKIPSPAASSGGEKAAVNHMSTTTGGNQKGSDNYLEFDFF, translated from the exons ATGGACTCGAAATCTATTGCTAGAGTTCTCTCGAAACAACATCAGAAAACATCTGGGATTCAAACACCTGAGTTGAAAGACCTCAAGTTTTCTTCACTGTCGCTTCAGAAACCAGGCAAACCTGAGCTAACTGCTGCCGAAGATTTGTCTAAGCAGAAGAATATTGGGGAGATTTATGAAAGCAAGAAGTTTGGTGTTCAATTCCAAAAGGGTTCATCTGTTGATTCAGTGAGTAATAAATTTGGTTCTGGTTCTTCCTCATCCGCTCCTGGCAAAGCATCCGGAGAAGCGGTTCGTGCTGTTAGTGGTAACATAGGCTCGCAGGAAAGCTCTATTGATCAAGAGAGAAAGACCTCAGAATATGGAAGTGTGAAGAGCAGTTCTGTTTCTGCTAAAGCTAGCGATGGTGCCAGTAGTATTGCAAAGACAAGTGGTAGTGCTAAGATTAGCGATCGAGCTGATTTCGTTGAGAGTGGTAAGAGCAGTATATGCAGAGGAAGTACAAGCAGTGATGTGAGTGATGAGAGTACTTGTAGTAGCTTTAGTAGCAGTGTAAACAAGCCTCACAAGGCAAATGACATGAGATGGGAAGCTATCCAAGTGGTTAGAACTAGAGACGGAGCATTGGGTTTAGGCCACTTTAGGCTTCTCAAGAGGTTGGGTTGTGGAGATATTGGCAGTGTTTACCTCTCTGAGTTGAGTGGAACTAAATGTTACTTTGCAATGAAGGTGatggacaaagggtcgttagcGAGTCGTAAGAAGTTACTTCGTGCTCAGACGGAACGGGAAATTCTTCAGTCACTTGACCACCCGTTTCTCCCAACTTTGTACACTCATTTTGAAACGGAGAAATTTTCGTGCTTGGTGATGGAATTCTGCCCGGGTGGTGACCTACATACACTTAGACAGAAACAACCAGGGAAGCACTTTCCTGAGCAGGCAGTAAA ATTTTATGTGGCAGAAGTCCTACTGGCGATGGAGTACCTCCACATGCTCGGGATTGTATACCGTGATCTTAAGCCAGAAAATGTCCTTGTTAGGGATGATGGACATATCATGCTCTCCGACTTTGACCTTTCCCTCCGATGTGCTGTTAGTCCAACACTCGTTAAATCCTCGTCCATAGATTCAGAGCCTTTAAGAAGGAATACCGGTTACTGTGCTCAGCCTGCGTGTATTGAGCCCCCGTCCTGCATTCAGCCATCCTGTGTTGCTCCTACCTCATGTTTTTCACCCCGACTCTTTTCTAGCAAATCTAAGAAAGACCGGAAGCCCAAAACTGAACTTGGCAATCAAGTAAGTCCTCTACCGGAGCTCATTGCCGAGCCCACCGATGCCCGGTCTATGTCCTTTGTCGGAACCCACGAATACCTTGCACCCGAGATAATCAAGGGTGAAGGTCATGGGAGTGCAGTTGATTGGTGGACTTATGGAATCTTTCTATACGAGTTATTGTTCGGCAAAACACCGTTTAAGGGATCCGGAAACCGAGCCACGCTGTTTAACGTGGTAGGTCAGCCCTTGCGATTTCCAGAAGCACCTGTTGTTAGCTTTGCAGCAAGGGATCTTATAAGGGGTTTGCTTGTCAAGGAACCTCAGCACAGATTGGCGTATAAACGAGGTGCAACTGAGATTAAGCAGCATCCCTTTTTCGAAGGTGTGAATTGGGCGTTGATTCGATGTGCTACCCCGCCCGAGATTCCAAAGGCTGTTGAGTTTGAGAAGATACCTTCCCCGGCTGCCTCGTCCGGCGGCGAAAAGGCTGCTGTTAACCACATGTCAACAACAACAGGTGGTAATCAGAAAGGTTCTGATAATTATCTGGAGTTTGATTTCTTCTAG